The Candidatus Polarisedimenticolaceae bacterium genome window below encodes:
- a CDS encoding xanthine dehydrogenase family protein molybdopterin-binding subunit yields MEITAVPRRTFLKVSAIAGGGMLLGVHTLAKDSAASSSILNAFVRIDAGGAITIIGKNPEVGQGIKATLPMLIADELDVDWKDVRVEQADYDEKYGDQFAGGSVAVPNQWLPMRQAGAAARLMLVRAAAQRWKVPESECTTAGGHVTHRPTKRAATYGELAASASRLSPPDLATLTLKDPKAFTIIGRPTPGVDNLAIVTGKPLFGIDVVVPGMLAAVFEKCPVFGGKVVSANLDAIKAMPGVRSAFVIEGQSGLAGLLGGVAIVADSWWAAQKARGKLEVKWNEGAKTDQSTDEFARRAEELSGKPPARTLRSDGNVDAALGSAAKTVEAAYFYPFLAHASAEVMNCTARFNGSKLEIWAPTQTPQSGRELVSQTLGVAESDITIHLTRMGSCFGRRLNNDYMVEAAAIAQKMKAPVKLLWTREDDMRHDFYRPAGFHYLKAGVDAAGKPVAWRDHFISFGEGERFARSAGMGGDQFPARFIPNFTLHSSVMPLGVPTGALRAPGDNGICFVIQSFLDELAAAAGKDPLQFRLAMLDATPLPEEEGGNALARFNPKRMRGVYELAASKAGWGARLLPDGTALGIAGHFCHYGYCAIVSELSVDQNKAVSVNKVWVAMDIGRPIINPSSATQQVQGSVIDGLSQVMRLEITFDRGRAVQGSLPEYMPLRMSEAPPAIDAHFLESDNPPTGLGEPALPPVLPSITNAIFAATGERVRKLPLSKSGYSWAGRT; encoded by the coding sequence GTGGAGATCACAGCGGTCCCGCGTCGCACGTTCCTGAAAGTCAGCGCCATCGCCGGCGGCGGGATGCTGCTCGGCGTCCACACGCTCGCCAAGGATTCGGCCGCTTCGTCCTCCATCCTCAACGCCTTCGTGCGCATCGACGCCGGCGGGGCGATCACGATCATCGGAAAGAACCCCGAGGTCGGGCAGGGCATCAAGGCGACGCTGCCGATGCTGATCGCCGACGAGCTCGACGTGGACTGGAAGGACGTCCGGGTCGAGCAGGCCGACTACGACGAGAAATACGGCGATCAATTCGCCGGCGGCAGCGTGGCGGTGCCGAACCAATGGCTGCCGATGCGCCAGGCGGGCGCCGCGGCGCGCCTCATGCTCGTCCGCGCCGCCGCGCAGCGGTGGAAGGTGCCGGAGTCCGAGTGCACCACGGCCGGGGGCCACGTCACGCACCGCCCGACGAAGCGCGCGGCGACGTACGGCGAGCTTGCGGCGAGCGCCTCACGGTTGTCGCCGCCGGATCTCGCGACGCTCACGCTCAAAGACCCGAAGGCGTTCACGATCATCGGCCGCCCCACTCCGGGCGTCGACAACCTCGCGATCGTCACCGGCAAGCCGCTCTTCGGGATCGACGTCGTCGTGCCGGGGATGCTCGCGGCCGTCTTCGAGAAGTGCCCGGTCTTCGGCGGGAAGGTCGTCTCGGCCAACCTCGACGCGATCAAGGCGATGCCGGGCGTGAGAAGCGCCTTCGTCATCGAAGGCCAATCCGGGCTCGCGGGATTGCTCGGCGGCGTCGCGATCGTCGCGGACAGCTGGTGGGCGGCGCAGAAGGCCCGCGGCAAGCTCGAGGTGAAGTGGAACGAAGGCGCCAAGACCGACCAGAGCACCGACGAGTTCGCGCGCCGCGCGGAGGAGCTGTCGGGAAAGCCGCCCGCGCGCACGCTGCGCAGCGACGGCAACGTCGACGCCGCGCTCGGCTCCGCCGCGAAGACCGTGGAAGCTGCCTACTTCTACCCGTTCCTCGCGCACGCTTCGGCGGAGGTCATGAACTGCACCGCGCGCTTCAACGGATCGAAGCTCGAGATCTGGGCGCCGACGCAGACACCGCAAAGCGGCCGGGAGCTGGTCTCGCAGACGCTCGGCGTCGCCGAGAGCGACATCACGATCCACCTCACGCGCATGGGAAGCTGCTTCGGCCGCCGGCTGAACAACGACTACATGGTCGAGGCCGCGGCCATCGCGCAGAAGATGAAGGCCCCGGTGAAGCTGCTCTGGACGCGCGAAGACGACATGCGTCACGACTTCTATCGCCCGGCCGGCTTCCATTATCTGAAGGCCGGTGTCGACGCGGCCGGCAAGCCTGTCGCCTGGCGCGACCATTTCATCAGCTTCGGCGAGGGCGAGCGCTTCGCACGCTCCGCGGGCATGGGCGGCGATCAGTTCCCGGCGCGGTTCATCCCGAACTTCACCCTACACTCCTCCGTCATGCCGCTCGGCGTCCCCACCGGCGCCTTGCGCGCGCCGGGCGACAACGGCATCTGCTTCGTCATCCAATCGTTCCTCGACGAGCTGGCCGCCGCGGCCGGCAAGGACCCGCTCCAGTTCCGCCTCGCAATGCTCGACGCGACCCCGCTCCCGGAAGAAGAAGGCGGGAACGCCCTGGCGCGCTTCAACCCGAAGCGCATGCGCGGCGTGTACGAACTGGCGGCCTCGAAGGCGGGCTGGGGTGCGAGATTGCTGCCCGACGGAACCGCCCTCGGTATCGCCGGCCACTTCTGCCATTACGGCTACTGCGCCATCGTGTCCGAGCTGAGCGTCGATCAGAACAAGGCGGTGAGCGTCAACAAGGTCTGGGTCGCGATGGACATCGGCCGGCCGATCATCAATCCGAGCAGCGCCACGCAGCAGGTACAAGGTTCCGTGATCGACGGCCTGAGCCAGGTGATGAGGCTCGAGATCACCTTCGACCGCGGGCGCGCCGTGCAGGGGAGCCTCCCCGAGTACATGCCGCTGCGCATGTCCGAGGCGCCGCCGGCGATCGACGCGCACTTCCTGGAGAGCGACAACCCGCCGACCGGCCTCGGCGAGCCGGCGCTGCCTCCGGTACTGCCTTCGATCACGAACGCGATCTTCGCCGCGACCGGCGAGCGGGTCCGCAAGCTGCCGCTGTCGAAGAGCGGGTATTCGTGGGCGGGGCGGACCTAG
- a CDS encoding (2Fe-2S)-binding protein, which translates to MPVKLNVNGQPRTVDAPADMPLLWVLRDVLDLKGTKYGCGMSVCGMCTVHVEGEATRSCVTTVGSVAGKRITTIEGLSGDGTHAVQKAWMAVDVPQCGYCQAGQIMTAAALLARTPQPTDAQIDAAMDGVLCRCGTYLRIREAVRRASGRA; encoded by the coding sequence ATGCCGGTCAAGCTCAACGTCAACGGGCAGCCACGGACGGTCGACGCGCCGGCGGACATGCCGCTCCTCTGGGTGCTGCGCGACGTTCTCGACCTCAAGGGCACCAAGTACGGCTGCGGCATGTCGGTCTGCGGCATGTGCACCGTGCACGTCGAAGGCGAGGCGACGCGCTCCTGCGTCACGACCGTCGGTAGCGTCGCCGGGAAACGGATCACGACGATCGAGGGGCTCTCGGGCGACGGAACGCATGCGGTCCAGAAGGCATGGATGGCGGTCGACGTTCCGCAGTGCGGCTACTGCCAGGCGGGGCAGATCATGACGGCCGCCGCCCTCCTCGCGAGGACGCCCCAGCCGACCGACGCGCAGATCGACGCGGCGATGGACGGCGTCCTGTGCCGGTGCGGCACCTACCTGCGGATCCGCGAGGCGGTGCGCAGGGCCTCGGGCCGGGCGTAG
- a CDS encoding MopE-related protein, translating into MNITKLAVVLSVILAGGLAFAAPPVIDSGYEPNLLDVKFKEGTTVRLRQGRPTDVGGQSSVQSDLRGILGAFGEESWDRTHSVAEEVLDRLRQNGQANRTKPLPDLNNYFRLQLPPGMTAVHAKEILERYPSVEAAYFVPKPVESPTAPDYSQPPANPYQDYLDAAPNGIDARNAWSRGWTGSGVKVCDVEYWINFNHVDLPPISVVGRIPWDPFGDDHGTGVWGEIASKNDGTGTTGISYGVSGFLAGASTDIGYSVVRPLMECGAAMSAGDVVLIEQQMVGPFGGQNYVPMEWSKPVYDAILTLVANGINVVETTGNGGQNLDDPVYSTGNDNHWPFLLQNDSGALLVTGGQSPHMATPRSYQSWSNYGATVDLQGWGDSVVTTGAYPTGPFLYSAEGKNVYYRSDFSGSSSSGPMITGAVALLEQAHKQQNQTPAPPALIKSLLVSTGTAQAGARHLGPLPNLKAALDAMNQVYYVDSTAAGLNNGTSWANAFKELNEAIKLATPGARILIAEGTYLPDWNTFTHVHSGDRTGAFLLKNGVTMLGGYPHGGGTRDPQAHVSILSGNIGSAATSGDNSYNVVSAAATIDDSAVLDGFTVSFGHADGPTVPYERGAGILILGGYPTLRQLVVQQNFAVQRGAGIYNESGAPSLQHITLVNNSTNNKGGGMWNENGSPRLTFITFQGNTAVSEGGGLFTEGGTPHIENSRFLANQGTRGGGLSSWLGTTVGSVVLDSVEFQGNQATSDIGGGVFDWQAALRLNNVTLSANSAPTSGGGIYVFTPSTVTIRNSILWGNTGGDISGAAAAVSTSIVQGGYPGGTGILNVDPLFRVPGSDLRVKPGSPALDAGAPSTCAANDVRGMFRDPEVACDLGAYEYLGNPGTFWTNGEVDLISQSQAVDVPGVSTRESAEDFVVPAGKVCDVTAFRGVLQDASKEWDAVAHLYHDASGYPGTMIGNWTVHSYCSNSPGTMCVAATDCSAGGTCVVPGQSLGHRADGKLWEPNFNVTQRLSAGTYWLSIYATMEPGSGGGAYAISASEGAIRSNPYRFRFVGFSWVDGGAYNDDIDRDLALEVDATCLTDADGDGYPAGEDCNDNNPNINPGMPELCDGIDNNCDGVVDPGTPPTGIPVLTMPTKSLLSWTSIAGASGYDVVHGNINNLRSSGGNFTSAGCEVANLNGTSWDIGAAIPPGGPLYYLVRVRNVCGGGTYDDGSPKQVQSRDAEIAASANACP; encoded by the coding sequence ATGAACATCACGAAGCTCGCGGTCGTCCTGTCCGTCATCTTGGCCGGAGGCTTGGCCTTCGCGGCGCCTCCGGTGATCGATTCCGGCTACGAGCCGAATCTCCTCGACGTGAAGTTCAAGGAGGGGACGACGGTCCGCCTGCGTCAGGGACGCCCCACCGATGTCGGAGGCCAATCCTCCGTCCAATCGGATCTCCGGGGCATCCTCGGCGCCTTCGGCGAGGAGAGCTGGGATCGCACGCACTCGGTCGCCGAAGAGGTGCTCGACCGCCTGCGCCAGAACGGTCAGGCGAATCGCACCAAGCCGCTCCCCGATCTCAACAATTACTTCCGCCTGCAGCTCCCTCCGGGGATGACCGCCGTGCACGCGAAGGAGATTCTCGAGCGTTACCCGAGCGTCGAGGCTGCGTACTTCGTGCCCAAGCCCGTAGAGTCGCCGACGGCACCCGACTACTCGCAGCCGCCGGCCAACCCTTACCAGGACTACCTCGACGCCGCGCCGAACGGGATCGATGCGCGCAACGCCTGGTCCCGCGGCTGGACCGGCTCGGGCGTCAAGGTGTGCGACGTCGAGTACTGGATCAACTTCAACCATGTGGACCTGCCGCCCATCAGCGTCGTCGGGCGCATCCCCTGGGATCCGTTCGGCGACGATCACGGCACCGGCGTGTGGGGGGAGATCGCCTCGAAGAACGACGGTACCGGCACCACGGGGATCTCGTACGGCGTCTCCGGCTTCCTCGCCGGCGCCTCCACGGACATCGGCTACAGCGTGGTCCGTCCGCTCATGGAATGCGGCGCCGCGATGTCCGCCGGCGACGTCGTGCTCATCGAGCAGCAGATGGTCGGACCGTTCGGTGGACAGAACTACGTCCCCATGGAATGGTCGAAACCCGTCTACGACGCCATCCTGACGCTCGTCGCGAACGGCATCAACGTCGTGGAGACCACCGGCAACGGCGGCCAGAACCTCGACGATCCCGTGTACTCGACCGGCAACGACAACCACTGGCCGTTCCTCCTCCAGAACGATTCGGGCGCGCTCCTCGTCACCGGAGGGCAGTCGCCGCACATGGCCACGCCGCGCAGCTATCAATCGTGGAGCAATTACGGCGCGACGGTCGATCTCCAGGGCTGGGGCGATTCCGTCGTGACCACCGGCGCCTATCCCACAGGCCCGTTCCTCTACTCGGCCGAGGGGAAGAACGTCTACTACCGCTCGGACTTCAGCGGCAGCTCGAGCTCCGGGCCGATGATCACCGGCGCGGTCGCGCTCCTCGAGCAGGCGCACAAGCAGCAGAACCAGACGCCCGCCCCGCCGGCACTGATCAAGAGCCTCCTCGTTTCGACGGGAACGGCGCAGGCCGGGGCCCGCCACCTCGGGCCGCTCCCCAACTTGAAGGCCGCCCTCGATGCCATGAATCAGGTCTACTACGTGGACAGCACAGCCGCCGGGCTCAACAACGGGACCTCGTGGGCCAACGCATTCAAGGAGCTCAACGAAGCGATCAAGCTGGCGACGCCGGGAGCGAGGATCCTCATCGCAGAAGGGACCTACCTGCCGGACTGGAACACCTTCACCCACGTGCACTCGGGCGACCGCACCGGCGCCTTCCTGCTGAAGAACGGCGTGACGATGCTCGGGGGCTACCCGCACGGGGGAGGTACTCGAGATCCGCAGGCGCATGTCTCGATCCTGTCGGGGAACATCGGATCGGCCGCCACGAGTGGCGACAACAGCTACAACGTCGTCAGCGCGGCGGCGACGATCGACGACAGCGCCGTGCTCGACGGCTTCACGGTGAGCTTCGGCCATGCCGACGGGCCCACGGTCCCCTACGAGCGCGGAGCCGGGATCCTGATCCTTGGAGGCTATCCGACGCTGCGGCAGCTCGTCGTCCAGCAGAACTTCGCCGTCCAGAGGGGCGCCGGGATCTACAACGAGAGCGGCGCGCCGAGCCTCCAGCACATCACGCTCGTGAACAACTCGACGAACAACAAGGGCGGCGGGATGTGGAACGAGAACGGAAGCCCTCGCCTCACGTTCATCACCTTCCAGGGGAACACCGCCGTCAGCGAAGGGGGCGGCCTCTTCACGGAGGGCGGGACGCCGCACATCGAAAATTCCAGGTTCCTCGCGAACCAGGGAACGCGCGGCGGCGGCCTCTCGTCGTGGCTGGGCACCACGGTCGGCTCGGTCGTCCTCGACAGCGTCGAATTCCAGGGCAACCAGGCGACGTCCGACATCGGGGGCGGCGTCTTCGACTGGCAAGCCGCGCTGCGCCTCAACAACGTCACGCTCAGCGCGAACTCCGCGCCGACGAGCGGCGGCGGAATCTACGTCTTCACGCCGAGCACCGTGACGATCCGCAACTCGATCCTTTGGGGGAACACTGGGGGCGACATCAGCGGCGCGGCCGCCGCCGTCTCGACGAGTATCGTGCAGGGCGGGTATCCCGGCGGCACCGGCATCCTCAACGTCGATCCCCTCTTCCGCGTTCCCGGGTCCGACCTGCGCGTCAAGCCCGGCTCGCCGGCCCTCGACGCCGGCGCACCGTCGACCTGCGCGGCGAACGACGTCCGCGGCATGTTCCGCGATCCCGAGGTCGCTTGCGACCTGGGCGCGTACGAGTACCTCGGCAATCCCGGGACCTTCTGGACGAACGGAGAGGTCGACCTCATCTCCCAAAGTCAGGCGGTCGACGTTCCGGGCGTGTCGACACGCGAGAGCGCCGAGGACTTCGTGGTGCCCGCGGGGAAGGTCTGCGACGTCACCGCGTTCCGAGGCGTCCTCCAGGACGCGTCGAAGGAATGGGATGCCGTCGCGCACCTCTACCACGACGCCTCCGGCTATCCCGGGACGATGATCGGGAACTGGACGGTGCACTCGTACTGCTCGAACAGCCCGGGAACGATGTGCGTCGCCGCGACGGACTGTTCGGCGGGCGGAACGTGCGTCGTCCCGGGACAATCGCTCGGCCATCGGGCCGACGGCAAGCTCTGGGAGCCCAACTTCAACGTCACCCAACGCCTGTCGGCCGGGACGTACTGGCTGTCGATCTACGCCACGATGGAGCCTGGGAGCGGCGGCGGCGCCTACGCGATCTCGGCCTCGGAGGGAGCGATTCGCTCGAACCCGTACCGCTTCCGCTTCGTCGGCTTCTCCTGGGTCGACGGTGGCGCCTACAACGACGACATCGACCGAGATCTGGCACTCGAGGTCGACGCGACGTGCCTCACGGATGCCGACGGCGACGGCTACCCCGCCGGCGAGGACTGCAACGACAACAACCCGAACATCAACCCGGGGATGCCGGAGCTGTGCGACGGCATCGACAACAACTGCGACGGCGTCGTCGATCCCGGCACGCCTCCCACCGGCATACCGGTGCTCACCATGCCGACGAAGTCGCTGCTCTCCTGGACCTCGATTGCAGGCGCCAGCGGCTACGACGTCGTGCACGGCAACATCAACAACCTTCGAAGCTCGGGTGGCAACTTCACGTCCGCGGGCTGCGAAGTGGCCAACCTGAACGGCACGTCCTGGGACATCGGCGCCGCGATTCCGCCCGGCGGCCCGCTCTATTACCTGGTCCGGGTGAGGAACGTCTGCGGCGGCGGGACCTACGACGACGGCTCGCCGAAGCAGGTCCAGAGCCGCGATGCGGAGATCGCGGCGAGCGCGAACGCCTGTCCATAA
- a CDS encoding protein kinase, with translation MSSEPIVRCAKCGTERPAGQPCPKCLFGLGLEASAPDQLGSYRIVSRLGRGGMGEVYRAHDDRLDREVAIKVLPARVANDPERNARFRREARVAASLNHTNIAAVYGFEELDDDTHFLVMELVEGHSLADRLKSGPMRIDEALSVFAQVADGLESAHESGIVHRDLKPSNVMITPDGKVKILDFGLAKALDEEPAAEDLGLSRTASLQFTKPGMVIGTVPYMSPEQARGRPVDRRTDIWSLGCVLYECLAGKRAFEGDTATDVLVRIIEWDPSWEALPSRTPARLRELIERCLEKDPTRRLRDAGDLRIELERVREGREWTSSGAVAATKSVPRRRRDIFPWSIAGLAVVAAVVSAAIAMRAPRSGPDIHAGNAPVIPLRVDVTDPAHPGFRASDHSSVAVTADGMTIAYFGKTPRTNGIDWSICVRRADEIATRCVASPDAANAAFDPFFSPDGKWLGFSGRGLYKVSLDGASPTLITENLSVGGMKGAAWTQRGIVFSPAAKAGLMMVGENGGAALTLTVPDTSKGEVSHRWPSALPDGRHLLFTIKKEGITSFDEGEIALLDLDTKSWKTLIRGGSFARYLPTGHIVYARDGAIVAVPFDLRSEKVTGPPVRILSNVMTSPGSGAAQFAVASDAGAIVFVPGGEDIARNELVWLDRRGNVTSVGAPLEPYYRPILSPDGTRIASTVFGATDTVAVYDLDRRSTTRARSAGNIALRSWFPDGRQLLVSSDAEGGATLHLYAADADGTGAPRRLPIDVDGEFARLVVRTEEGPGVVHLAPDAIYLTRTEGGDSRRLTGFGETNPASPAVSPDGRWLAYQTNVGGHWEVYIRPLPTGNGTWQVSRGGGTLPHWSPRGNELVYVREEGPDRWLMSVPLSATASGISAGLPRDLVKIPSDFVELNGFAADGERFLGVRPVAAQYPGDRVVEILNWFDQVRKVVRGQ, from the coding sequence GTGTCGAGCGAGCCGATCGTCCGTTGCGCGAAGTGCGGCACCGAGCGGCCCGCCGGCCAGCCCTGCCCCAAATGTCTCTTCGGGCTCGGCCTCGAAGCGTCGGCTCCCGATCAGCTCGGGTCTTACCGGATCGTCTCGCGTCTGGGACGCGGCGGGATGGGAGAGGTTTATCGAGCGCACGACGACCGTCTCGATCGAGAGGTGGCGATCAAGGTGCTGCCGGCGAGGGTCGCGAACGACCCGGAGCGCAACGCGCGGTTCCGGCGCGAGGCGCGTGTCGCCGCCTCGCTCAACCACACGAACATCGCCGCCGTCTACGGCTTCGAGGAGCTCGACGACGACACGCACTTCCTCGTCATGGAGCTCGTCGAGGGGCACTCGCTGGCCGATCGGCTGAAATCTGGTCCCATGCGGATCGACGAAGCGTTGTCGGTGTTCGCCCAGGTCGCCGACGGCCTCGAATCCGCGCACGAGAGCGGGATCGTGCACCGGGATCTCAAGCCCTCGAACGTCATGATCACGCCGGACGGAAAGGTGAAGATCCTCGATTTCGGTCTGGCGAAGGCGCTCGATGAAGAGCCGGCCGCCGAGGATCTCGGTCTGTCGCGGACGGCGAGCCTGCAGTTCACGAAGCCCGGGATGGTGATCGGGACCGTTCCGTACATGAGTCCCGAGCAGGCGCGCGGCCGCCCGGTCGACCGGCGCACGGACATCTGGTCGCTCGGCTGCGTGCTCTACGAATGCCTCGCCGGGAAGCGCGCGTTCGAGGGCGATACCGCGACGGACGTGCTCGTCAGGATCATCGAGTGGGATCCGAGCTGGGAGGCCCTTCCGTCTCGCACGCCGGCGCGTCTGCGCGAGCTGATCGAGCGATGCCTGGAGAAAGACCCGACGCGCCGTCTCCGCGATGCCGGCGACCTGCGAATCGAGCTCGAGCGCGTCCGCGAGGGGCGTGAGTGGACCTCTTCCGGCGCCGTAGCCGCGACGAAATCGGTTCCACGCCGCCGCCGCGACATCTTCCCGTGGAGCATCGCCGGTCTCGCGGTCGTCGCCGCCGTCGTGTCGGCGGCGATCGCGATGAGGGCCCCGCGCTCCGGTCCGGACATCCACGCCGGCAACGCGCCCGTGATCCCGCTCAGGGTCGACGTCACCGATCCGGCTCACCCGGGCTTTCGCGCCTCGGACCACTCGAGCGTGGCCGTCACGGCCGACGGGATGACGATCGCCTACTTCGGAAAGACGCCACGGACGAACGGGATCGATTGGTCGATCTGCGTGCGCCGGGCCGACGAGATCGCCACCCGGTGTGTGGCCTCACCCGATGCGGCGAACGCCGCCTTCGACCCGTTCTTCTCTCCGGACGGCAAGTGGCTCGGTTTCTCCGGGCGCGGCCTCTACAAGGTCAGTCTCGACGGCGCTTCGCCGACCCTCATCACCGAGAACCTCAGCGTGGGTGGGATGAAGGGGGCCGCCTGGACGCAACGGGGGATCGTCTTCTCTCCGGCGGCGAAAGCCGGCTTGATGATGGTGGGAGAGAACGGTGGCGCGGCCCTGACGCTCACCGTTCCCGACACCTCCAAGGGAGAGGTGTCCCACCGCTGGCCGTCCGCGCTTCCCGACGGCCGCCACCTGCTCTTCACGATCAAGAAGGAAGGGATCACGTCGTTCGACGAAGGCGAGATCGCCCTGCTCGACCTCGACACGAAGTCCTGGAAGACGCTCATTCGCGGCGGGTCGTTCGCCAGGTACCTCCCGACCGGCCACATCGTCTACGCGCGGGACGGCGCCATCGTGGCGGTGCCCTTCGACCTCCGGTCTGAGAAAGTCACCGGGCCACCGGTCCGCATCCTGTCGAACGTGATGACGTCGCCGGGCAGCGGCGCCGCGCAGTTCGCCGTCGCTTCCGATGCGGGGGCGATCGTCTTCGTCCCAGGAGGCGAGGACATCGCGCGCAACGAGCTCGTCTGGCTCGACCGGCGGGGGAACGTCACGTCCGTGGGGGCTCCGCTGGAGCCCTACTACCGGCCGATCCTGTCACCCGACGGGACGCGGATCGCTTCGACGGTGTTCGGCGCCACCGACACGGTCGCCGTCTACGACCTGGACCGGCGATCGACGACCCGTGCCAGGTCCGCGGGAAATATCGCGCTCCGGTCCTGGTTTCCCGATGGGCGCCAGCTGCTCGTTTCCTCCGACGCGGAAGGGGGCGCCACCCTGCACCTGTATGCGGCCGACGCCGATGGGACCGGCGCGCCCCGGCGTCTTCCGATCGACGTCGACGGCGAATTCGCGAGACTCGTCGTTCGCACGGAGGAGGGGCCGGGAGTCGTCCACTTGGCACCGGATGCCATCTACCTCACACGCACGGAAGGCGGAGACTCGCGGCGCCTCACGGGATTCGGAGAGACCAATCCCGCGAGCCCTGCCGTTTCTCCCGACGGCCGTTGGCTCGCCTATCAGACGAACGTCGGTGGGCACTGGGAGGTCTACATCCGGCCGCTGCCGACGGGGAACGGAACGTGGCAGGTCTCGCGCGGCGGAGGCACCCTGCCCCATTGGTCTCCTCGCGGGAACGAGCTGGTGTACGTGCGCGAAGAAGGACCGGATCGTTGGCTCATGTCCGTCCCGCTCTCGGCGACCGCGAGCGGGATCTCGGCCGGCCTACCGAGGGATCTCGTGAAGATCCCCTCGGACTTCGTCGAGCTGAACGGGTTCGCCGCCGACGGCGAGCGCTTCCTCGGCGTGAGGCCGGTGGCCGCCCAGTATCCGGGCGACCGTGTCGTGGAGATCCTCAACTGGTTCGATCAGGTTCGGAAGGTCGTAAGGGGACAGTAA